One genomic segment of Brassica napus cultivar Da-Ae chromosome A3, Da-Ae, whole genome shotgun sequence includes these proteins:
- the LOC125607062 gene encoding non-specific lipid transfer protein GPI-anchored 11-like codes for MASRTMETSILMIFTVVALMSGERALAVDCSSLILNMADCLSFVTNGSTVEKPEGTCCSGLKTVVRSGPECICEGFKNSASLGVTLDLAKAASLPSACKVAAPPSARCGLAVSASPPASSPEISPTAGAGAPSSSSEANAATPVPVPAGSSDASLVSVSFAFALFIALISSSFY; via the exons ATGGCGTCAAGAACAATGGAAACATCTATTCTCATGATCTTCACGGTGGTCGCATTAATGTCCGGCGAGAGAGCCCTCGCAGTGGACTGCTCCTCGTTGATACTAAACATGGCTGATTGTTTGTCGTTCGTGACGAATGGTAGTACGGTGGAGAAGCCTGAAGGAACATGTTGCTCAGGTCTCAAGACTGTGGTTAGGTCAGGACCTGAATGTATTTGTGAGGGTTTCAAGAACAGTGCCTCTCTTGGTGTTACTCTTGATCTTGCCAAagctgcttctcttccttcaGCTTGTAAAGTTGCTGCCCCTCCATCTGCTCGTTGTGGCC TCGCTGTCTCTGCATCTCCACCTGCTAGTTCCCCTG AAATATCTCCCACGGCCGGAGCAGGTGCGCCATCTTCGTCAAGTGAAGCAAATGCGGCAACTCCAGTTCCAGTCCCGGCGGGGAGTTCCGATGCGTCTTTGGTCTCTGTCTCTTTTGCATTTGCTCTCTTTATCgccctcatctcttcttctttctattgA
- the LOC106439751 gene encoding somatic embryogenesis receptor kinase 4-like isoform X2 has protein sequence MEWPRIFIWLILLSDLLLRAVGNSEGEALTAFKDSLSDPTNALQSWDNQNSVSPCTWFHVTCNPENRVVRVDLGNAKLSGQLVPQLGQLPNLQYLELYSNNITGEIPKELGELRELVSLDLYQNRLSGPIPSSLGKLDKLRFLRLNNNNLSGEIPLSLTAVSLQVLDVANNQLNGDIPVNGSFSFFTPISFANNNLRQPPPSPPPPISTPPPSPPVSRSRMTAAVAGGVAAGAAVLFAFPAIAFVWWIRSRSQDRFFDVPAEENPEVHFGQLRRFSLRELLVATDNFSHKNVLGRGGFGKVYKGRLADGSLVAVKRLKEERTQGGELQFQTEVEMISMAVHRNLLRLRGFCMTPTERLLVYPYMANGSVASCLRGNPALDWPKRKHIALGAARGLAYLHDQCEQKIIHRDVKAANILLDEEFEAVVGDFGLAKLMNYNDSHVTTAVRGTIGHIAPEYLSTGKSSEKTDVFGYGVMLLELITGQKAFDLARLANDDDIMLLDWVKEVLKEKRFESLVDAELEGKYEEKEVEQLIQMALLCTQISSLERPKMSEVVRMLEGEGLAEKWEEWQNEEILTNDSNYLQVGTEWFIPISNSLIENDYPSGPR, from the exons atggaatggcCACGTATCTTTATTTGGCTGATCCTTCTTTCCGATTTGCTTCTCAGAGCCGTCGGAAACTCAGAAGGTGAGGCTTTAACTGCGTTTAAGGACAGCTTATCTGATCCTACCAACGCACTCCAAAGCTGGGATAATCAGAACAGTGTTTCTCCATGTACATGGTTTCATGTTACTTGCAATCCTGAGAACAGAGTTGTCCGTGT TGACTTGGGGAATGCAAAACTGTCTGGTCAACTTGTGCCACAGCTTGGTCAGCTTCCAAACTTGCAGTACTT GGAGCTTTATAGCAACAACATTACTGGGGAAATACCAAAAGAGCTTGGAGAGTTGAGAGAACTGGTGAGCTTGGATCTTTACCAGAACAGACTAAGCGGTCCTATCCCATCCTCGCTTGGCAAACTAGACAAACTCCGCTTCTT GCGTCTTAATAACAACAACTTGTCTGGCGAAATTCCATTGTCTTTGACTGCTGTGTCACTGCAAGTTCT ggatGTCGCAAACAATCAACTCAATGGAGATATTCCTGTTAATGGTTCCTTCTCGTTTTTTACTCCTATTAG TTTTGCCAATAATAATTTACGGCAGCCTCCACCATCTCCGCCTCCTCCTATCTCTACTCCACCACCTTCACCTCCAGTGTCAAGGAGTCGAATGACTGCAGCAGTAGCAGGGGGAGTTGCTGCAGGTGCAGCAGTTCTATTTGCATTTCCAGCCATTGCGTTTGTTTGGTGGATAAGAAGTAGATCACAGGATCGCTTTTTTGATGTACCTG CTGAAGAAAACCCTGAGGTTCATTTTGGACAACTCAGAAGGTTTTCATTGCGTGAACTGCTTGTTGCTACAGATAACTTTAGCCACAAAAATGTATTGGGGAGAGGTGGTTTTGGTAAAGTGTATAAAGGACGTTTAGCGGATGGCTCTCTAGTGGCTGTGAAAAGGCTAAAGGAAGAACGTACCCAAGGTGGAGAGCTTCAGTTCCAAACCGAGGTCGAGATGATTAGTATGGCTGTTCACAGGAACTTGCTTCGTCTTCGTGGCTTTTGCATGACTCCAACTGAAAGATTGCTCGTTTATCCCTACATGGCTAATGGAAGTGTTGCTTCTTGTTTAAGAG GTAATCCAGCACTTGATTGGCCAAAAAGGAAGCATATCGCTCTGGGAGCAGCAAGGGGGCTGGCATACTTACATGATCAGTGCGAGCAAAAAATCATTCACCGTGACGTGAAAGCTGCCAACATATTGTTAGATGAAGAGTTCGAAGCTGTGGTTGGAGATTTTGGGCTAGCAAAGCTCATGAACTATAATGACTCTCATGTGACAACTGCTGTACGTGGTACGATTGGGCATATAGCACCTGAGTACCTTTCGACGGGAAAATCCTCTGAGAAAACTGATGTTTTTGGATACGGTGTCATGCTTCTTGAACTCATCACTGGACAAAAAGCTTTCGATCTTGCTCGCCTTGctaatgatgatgatatcatgTTACTCGACTGG gTGAAAGAGGTTTTGAAAGAGAAGAGGTTTGAAAGTCTTGTGGACGCAGAGTTAGAAGGAAAATACGAGGAGAAAGAAGTGGAGCAGCTGATCCAAATGGCTCTGCTCTGCACTCAGATTTCTTCTTTGGAACGTCCTAAAATGTCGGAAGTGGTGAGAATGCTTGAAGGAGAAGGTTTAGCTGAGAAATGGGAAGAATGGCAAAATGAAGAGATTTTGACAAATGATTCTAACTATCTTCAAGTTGGCACTGAATGGTTCATCCCAATTTCCAATTCCCTCATCGAAAACGATTATCCCTCGGGTCCCCGATAA
- the LOC106439751 gene encoding somatic embryogenesis receptor kinase 4-like isoform X3: MKTFLPCLFLRQRAVGNSEGEALTAFKDSLSDPTNALQSWDNQNSVSPCTWFHVTCNPENRVVRVDLGNAKLSGQLVPQLGQLPNLQYLELYSNNITGEIPKELGELRELVSLDLYQNRLSGPIPSSLGKLDKLRFLRLNNNNLSGEIPLSLTAVSLQVLDVANNQLNGDIPVNGSFSFFTPISFANNNLRQPPPSPPPPISTPPPSPPVSRSRMTAAVAGGVAAGAAVLFAFPAIAFVWWIRSRSQDRFFDVPAEENPEVHFGQLRRFSLRELLVATDNFSHKNVLGRGGFGKVYKGRLADGSLVAVKRLKEERTQGGELQFQTEVEMISMAVHRNLLRLRGFCMTPTERLLVYPYMANGSVASCLRERLEGNPALDWPKRKHIALGAARGLAYLHDQCEQKIIHRDVKAANILLDEEFEAVVGDFGLAKLMNYNDSHVTTAVRGTIGHIAPEYLSTGKSSEKTDVFGYGVMLLELITGQKAFDLARLANDDDIMLLDWVKEVLKEKRFESLVDAELEGKYEEKEVEQLIQMALLCTQISSLERPKMSEVVRMLEGEGLAEKWEEWQNEEILTNDSNYLQVGTEWFIPISNSLIENDYPSGPR; the protein is encoded by the exons ATGAAGACCTTTCTCCCTTGTTTATTCCTTCGTCAAAG AGCCGTCGGAAACTCAGAAGGTGAGGCTTTAACTGCGTTTAAGGACAGCTTATCTGATCCTACCAACGCACTCCAAAGCTGGGATAATCAGAACAGTGTTTCTCCATGTACATGGTTTCATGTTACTTGCAATCCTGAGAACAGAGTTGTCCGTGT TGACTTGGGGAATGCAAAACTGTCTGGTCAACTTGTGCCACAGCTTGGTCAGCTTCCAAACTTGCAGTACTT GGAGCTTTATAGCAACAACATTACTGGGGAAATACCAAAAGAGCTTGGAGAGTTGAGAGAACTGGTGAGCTTGGATCTTTACCAGAACAGACTAAGCGGTCCTATCCCATCCTCGCTTGGCAAACTAGACAAACTCCGCTTCTT GCGTCTTAATAACAACAACTTGTCTGGCGAAATTCCATTGTCTTTGACTGCTGTGTCACTGCAAGTTCT ggatGTCGCAAACAATCAACTCAATGGAGATATTCCTGTTAATGGTTCCTTCTCGTTTTTTACTCCTATTAG TTTTGCCAATAATAATTTACGGCAGCCTCCACCATCTCCGCCTCCTCCTATCTCTACTCCACCACCTTCACCTCCAGTGTCAAGGAGTCGAATGACTGCAGCAGTAGCAGGGGGAGTTGCTGCAGGTGCAGCAGTTCTATTTGCATTTCCAGCCATTGCGTTTGTTTGGTGGATAAGAAGTAGATCACAGGATCGCTTTTTTGATGTACCTG CTGAAGAAAACCCTGAGGTTCATTTTGGACAACTCAGAAGGTTTTCATTGCGTGAACTGCTTGTTGCTACAGATAACTTTAGCCACAAAAATGTATTGGGGAGAGGTGGTTTTGGTAAAGTGTATAAAGGACGTTTAGCGGATGGCTCTCTAGTGGCTGTGAAAAGGCTAAAGGAAGAACGTACCCAAGGTGGAGAGCTTCAGTTCCAAACCGAGGTCGAGATGATTAGTATGGCTGTTCACAGGAACTTGCTTCGTCTTCGTGGCTTTTGCATGACTCCAACTGAAAGATTGCTCGTTTATCCCTACATGGCTAATGGAAGTGTTGCTTCTTGTTTAAGAG AACGACTTGAAGGTAATCCAGCACTTGATTGGCCAAAAAGGAAGCATATCGCTCTGGGAGCAGCAAGGGGGCTGGCATACTTACATGATCAGTGCGAGCAAAAAATCATTCACCGTGACGTGAAAGCTGCCAACATATTGTTAGATGAAGAGTTCGAAGCTGTGGTTGGAGATTTTGGGCTAGCAAAGCTCATGAACTATAATGACTCTCATGTGACAACTGCTGTACGTGGTACGATTGGGCATATAGCACCTGAGTACCTTTCGACGGGAAAATCCTCTGAGAAAACTGATGTTTTTGGATACGGTGTCATGCTTCTTGAACTCATCACTGGACAAAAAGCTTTCGATCTTGCTCGCCTTGctaatgatgatgatatcatgTTACTCGACTGG gTGAAAGAGGTTTTGAAAGAGAAGAGGTTTGAAAGTCTTGTGGACGCAGAGTTAGAAGGAAAATACGAGGAGAAAGAAGTGGAGCAGCTGATCCAAATGGCTCTGCTCTGCACTCAGATTTCTTCTTTGGAACGTCCTAAAATGTCGGAAGTGGTGAGAATGCTTGAAGGAGAAGGTTTAGCTGAGAAATGGGAAGAATGGCAAAATGAAGAGATTTTGACAAATGATTCTAACTATCTTCAAGTTGGCACTGAATGGTTCATCCCAATTTCCAATTCCCTCATCGAAAACGATTATCCCTCGGGTCCCCGATAA
- the LOC106439749 gene encoding 3',5'-nucleoside bisphosphate phosphatase, whose translation MEKKRNNKKNRGGSKKKKTTSDQSEAIKSITDWLFVGSSSSPPLSSPPPDDFAVTINTASLRRGEKLVFELHSHSNRSDGFLSPSKLVQRAHTNGVKVLSLTDHDTMAGIPEAVEAARRFGIKIIPGIEISTLFRVESGSEEPVHILAYYGASGPAMYDELENFLGKIRDGRFVRVREMVSKLNKLKVPIKWEHVTRIAGEDVAPGRMHVARALLEGGYVENLRQAFTKYLHDDGPAYATGSEPKSEEAVRLICKTGGVAVLAHPWALKDHVSVIRRLKDAGLHGVEVYRSDGKLEVFSELADTYSLLKLGGSDYHGKGGRNESELGSVNLPVKALQDFLKLGRPIWCEAIKATMRTFLEQPSDSNLSNILRFDRARILKGSSSWSCGGELMDRCLAIWLTNDERENDEFEALRSKLSCLLISSKGSCVTVGA comes from the exons atggagaagaagagaaacaacaAGAAGAATCGTGGCGgtagcaagaagaagaagacgacctCTGACCAATCAGAGGCTATAAAGTCGATCACCGATTGGCTCTTCGTAggctcttcttcctctccacctCTCTCCTCTCCTCCTCCCGATGACTTCGCCGTGACAATCAATACCGCTTCTCTGAGACGCGGAGAGAAACTGGTCTTCGAGCTTCACTCTCATTCAAATCGCAGCGATGGTTTTCTCTCTCCTTCAAAGCTCGTCCAAAGGGCTCATACCAATGGG GTGAAGGTTCTTTCTCTAACCGATCACGACACAATGGCTGGTATTCCAGAAGCAGTAGAAGCAGCGCGTAGATTCGGTATCAAGATCATCCCCGGTATAGAGATCAGCACATTATTCCGGGTAGAGTCCGGTTCTGAGGAACCGGTGCATATACTCGCGTACTATGGCGCTTCCGGTCCGGCGATGTACGATGAATTAGAAAACTTCTTGGGGAAGATAAGGGATGGGAGGTTTGTTCGCGTGAGGGAAATGGTGTCGAAGTTGAATAAACTTAAGGTACCTATCAAATGGGAACACGTCACCAGGATTGCTGGCGAGGATGTTGCTCCCGGTAGGATGCACGTTGCTCGAGCGCTTCTTGAAGGTGGATACGTTGAGAATTTACGACAGGCGTTTACTAAATATTTACATGATGATGGACCTGCTTATGCCAC AGGGAGCGAGCCGAAGTCCGAGGAAGCAGTGAGACTTATATGCAAAACCGGTGGTGTAGCTGTTCTTGCACATCCGTGGGCGTTGAAGGACCACGTCAGTGTTATTCGGAGGTTGAAAGATGCTGGACTTCATGGAGTCGAGGTTTATAGGAGTGACGGCAAGCTAGAag TGTTTAGCGAGTTGGCGGATACGTACAGTCTACTGAAGCTAGGAGGATCAGATTATCACGGTAAAGGCGGACGCAATGAATCAGAATTAGGGAGCGTAAACCTTCCTGTGAAGGCGTTGCAGGATTTTTTGAAGCTTGGGCGTCCTATTTGGTGTGAGGCCATTAAAGCAACCATGAGAACGTTCCTTGAACAACCATCTGATTCAAACCTCTCCAATATCTTGAGGTTCGATAGGGCGAGGATTCTGAAAGGAAGCTCGTCTTGGTCCTGCGGTGGGGAGTTGATGGACCGTTGTTTAGCGATTTGGTTGACAAATGATGAGAGAGAAAATGACGAGTTTGAGGCTCTTAGATCGAAGCTCTCTTGTTTGTTAATCAGCTCAAAGGGATCTTGTGTCACCGTTGGTGCTTAA
- the LOC111214216 gene encoding probable disease resistance protein At1g59620 has translation MAETLLSFGVQKLWELLARESDRFKEVNEQLTVLKSDVNLLRSFLTDVDAKKHASSVVRNCVEEIKEIVFDAEDVIETFILKKDLGRTSGIRKRMRRFAFTIADRRELVSQMEGISKRISKVIRDMQSFGVQQMIVNGSGYSDTIQERQREMRHTFPSDNESDLVGLEEKVKKLVGYLVEEESIQVVSICGMGGIGKTTLARQVFSHEMVKKHFDGVVWVCVSQQFTRKYVWQTIFQRFSSNHDEHRGSDMTEDELQDKLFRLLETSKSLIVLDDMWREDDWDNIKHVFPPTKGWKVLFTSRNENVALRADPECVTFKLKCLTPKESWTLFRRIAFPRKDTSEFKVDVDMLEMGKKMIKHCGGLPLAVKVLGGLLAAQPTLSEWKRVYENIGSHLAGRTSFNDGYCNSVHSVLSLSFEELPTFLKHYFLYLVHFPRDYQISVENLSYYWAAEGIPRPSYSEGATIEEVAEGYIADLVKRNMVISEKNASTSKFETCHLHDMMREVCLLKSEEENFLQIVHGSSSSTACSKSHRKSRKLAVHRADETFSMEKEVYSPNLRSLLFIWGSDWRASGLFFDRLKMMRVLDLSRAHFEGGKIPSSIGKLIHLRYLSLYKAHVSRLPSSMRNLKQLVYLNLCLYARYPVYVPNIFKGMQELRYLSLPSGRMHDKTKLELGNLINLETLKFFSTKHSSVTDLHCMTRLRNLLIIFNQEGCTMETLSSSLSKLRHLESLSIDYNHFKVFSPTDDEKGFVLGCIHLKKLELCIYMPGLPDEKHLPSHLTTISLTGCRLKEDPMLILEKLSHLKEVDLGKRSFCGKRMVCSRGGFPQLQLLLFLGLHEWEEWIVEEGSMPLLHTLDVSYCAKLKEVPNGIQFLTSLKDLCMGEEWKKRLSEGGEDYYKVQHVISVRFGGKA, from the exons ATGGCTGAGACACTTTTGTCGTTTGGAGTTCAGAAGCTTTGGGAGCTTCTTGCCCGAGAATCTGATCGATTTAAGGAAGTTAACGAGCAACTTACTGTACTGAAAAGTGATGTCAACTTGCTTAGGTCCTTCTTAACAGATGTAGATGCCAAGAAACATGCAAGTTCAGTGGTTAGAAACTGTGTGGAAGAGATCAAGGAAATCGTTTTCGACGCTGAGGACGTAATCGAAACATTTATTTTGAAGAAAGATCTTGGACGAACAAGTGGAATCAGGAAGCGCATGAGAAGATTTGCTTTCACCATAGCGGATCGCAGGGAACTTGTGTCTCAAATGGAAGGCATAAGTAAGAGAATCTCCAAGGTGATCCGAGATATGCAAAGTTTTGGGGTGCAACAGATGATTGTCAATGGCAGCGGGTATTCAGACACTATCCAAGAAAGACAAAGGGAGATGAGACATACTTTTCCTAGCGACAACGAAAGCGATCTTGTGGGTTTGGAGGAAAAGGTGAAGAAATTGGTTGGCTATTTGGTAGAAGAAGAGAGCATTCAAGTGGTTTCTATATGTGGGATGGGCGGTATTGGCAAAACTACCCTGGCTCGCCAAGTTTTTAGTCATGAGATGGTTAAGAAACATTTTGATGGAGTTGTGTGGGTTTGTGTGTCACAACAGTTTACACGAAAATATGTGTGGCAGACTATCTTTCAGAGGTTTAGTTCAAATCACGATGAACACAGAGGGTCAGATATGACTGAAGATGAGCTTCAAGACAAACTTTTTCGACTACTCGAAACTAGCAAATCTTTGATTGTCCTGGATGATATGTGGAGAGAAGATGATTGGGACAATATAAAGCATGTGTTTCCACCAACAAAAG GATGGAAGGTATTATTTACTTCTCGCAACGAGAACGTTGCACTACGCGCAGATCCAGAATGCGTAACTTTCAAACTAAAGTGCTTAACCCCAAAAGAAAGTTGGACACTTTTTCGGAGGATAGCTTTTCCTAGGAAAGACACATCAG AGTTTAAGGTTGATGTAGACATGTTAGAGATGGGcaagaaaatgataaaacatTGTGGAGGACTACCATTGGCTGTCAAAGTGTTAGGAGGCTTGTTAGCTGCCCAACCCACTTTAAGTGAGTGGAAAAGGGTTTATGAGAATATTGGATCTCACTTGGCAGGAAGAACTAGTTTTAATGATGGATATTGCAATTCAGTTCATAGTGTACTGTCTCTAAGCTTCGAAGAGTTGCCTACTTTTTTGAAACATTACTTCCTCTACCTCGTCCATTTTCCCAGAGATTATCAAATCAGTGTGGAGAATTTATCCTATTATTGGGCTGCAGAAGGAATACCAAGGCCGAGTTATTCCGAGGGAGCGACAATTGAAGAAGTCGCAGAGGGGTACATAGCAGACTTGGTGAAGAGAAACATGGTTATTTCTGAAAAAAATGCTTCTACTTCAAAATTTGAAACATGTCACTTACATGACATGATGAGAGAAGTTTGTCTGCTTAAATCTGAAGAAGAGAATTTCCTACAAATTGTTCACGGTTCATCATCGTCAACTGCATGCTCTAAATCTCATCGTAAATCTCGCAAACTCGCTGTACATCGGGCTGATGAAACATTTAGTATGGAGAAGGAAGTGTATAGTCCAAACCTTAGGTCTCTCTTGTTTATTTGGGGTTCAGACTGGAGGGCGTCAGGTTTATTCTTTGACAGGCTAAAAATGATGAGGGTTTTGGATCTCTCTAGAGCGCATTTTGAAGGAGGGAAGATACCATCTAGCATTGGAAAACTCATCCATTTAAGATATCTAAGTTTATATAAAGCACATGTATCTCGTCTACCTTCTTCAATGCGGAATCTGAAGCAGCTGGTCTATTTAAATTTATGCTTATATGCGAGATATCCAGTTTATGTGCCAAACATTTTTAAAGGCATGCAAGAATTGAGATACCTTTCATTACCTTCAGGGAGAATGCATGATAAGACAAAGTTGGAATTAGGTAACCTAATCAACTTGGAGACATTGAAGTTCTTCTCAACAAAGCATAGCAGTGTGACGGATCTTCACTGTATGACAAGGCTAAGGAATCTCTTAATCATATTCAACCAAGAGGGGTGTACTATGGAAACGCTATCTTCGTCTTTAAGTAAACTGAGACATCTGGAAAGTCTTAGCATAGATTACAATCATTTCAAGGTTTTTTCTCCCACGGATGATGAAAAAGGATTTGTTTTGGGCTGTATCCATCTAAAAAAGCTGGAGTTGTGTATATACATGCCAGGGTTACCTGATGAGAAGCACCTTCCTTCTCACCTTACAACCATATCTCTAACTGGTTGTCGTTTGAAAGAGGATCCAATGCTGATTCTAGAGAAATTGTCACACTTGAAAGAGGTTGATTTAGGGAAAAGATCATTCTGTGGGAAGAGAATGGTTTGCTCGAGGGGTGGGTTTCCTCAGTTGCAGTTGCTATTATTTCTTGGATTACATGAGTGGGAAGAGTGGATAGTAGAAGAAGGTTCAATGCCCCTTCTTCATACTCTCGATGTTAGTTATTGTGCAAAATTAAAGGAGGTTCCTAATGGGATACAATTTCTCACTTCTTTAAAAGATCTGTGTATGGGAGAGGAATGGAAGAAGAGACTATCAGAAGGAGGAGAAGATTATTACAAAGTCCAACACGTCATTTCTGTTCGGTTTGGAGGGAAAGCTTGA
- the LOC106439751 gene encoding somatic embryogenesis receptor kinase 4-like isoform X1, protein MEWPRIFIWLILLSDLLLRAVGNSEGEALTAFKDSLSDPTNALQSWDNQNSVSPCTWFHVTCNPENRVVRVDLGNAKLSGQLVPQLGQLPNLQYLELYSNNITGEIPKELGELRELVSLDLYQNRLSGPIPSSLGKLDKLRFLRLNNNNLSGEIPLSLTAVSLQVLDVANNQLNGDIPVNGSFSFFTPISFANNNLRQPPPSPPPPISTPPPSPPVSRSRMTAAVAGGVAAGAAVLFAFPAIAFVWWIRSRSQDRFFDVPAEENPEVHFGQLRRFSLRELLVATDNFSHKNVLGRGGFGKVYKGRLADGSLVAVKRLKEERTQGGELQFQTEVEMISMAVHRNLLRLRGFCMTPTERLLVYPYMANGSVASCLRERLEGNPALDWPKRKHIALGAARGLAYLHDQCEQKIIHRDVKAANILLDEEFEAVVGDFGLAKLMNYNDSHVTTAVRGTIGHIAPEYLSTGKSSEKTDVFGYGVMLLELITGQKAFDLARLANDDDIMLLDWVKEVLKEKRFESLVDAELEGKYEEKEVEQLIQMALLCTQISSLERPKMSEVVRMLEGEGLAEKWEEWQNEEILTNDSNYLQVGTEWFIPISNSLIENDYPSGPR, encoded by the exons atggaatggcCACGTATCTTTATTTGGCTGATCCTTCTTTCCGATTTGCTTCTCAGAGCCGTCGGAAACTCAGAAGGTGAGGCTTTAACTGCGTTTAAGGACAGCTTATCTGATCCTACCAACGCACTCCAAAGCTGGGATAATCAGAACAGTGTTTCTCCATGTACATGGTTTCATGTTACTTGCAATCCTGAGAACAGAGTTGTCCGTGT TGACTTGGGGAATGCAAAACTGTCTGGTCAACTTGTGCCACAGCTTGGTCAGCTTCCAAACTTGCAGTACTT GGAGCTTTATAGCAACAACATTACTGGGGAAATACCAAAAGAGCTTGGAGAGTTGAGAGAACTGGTGAGCTTGGATCTTTACCAGAACAGACTAAGCGGTCCTATCCCATCCTCGCTTGGCAAACTAGACAAACTCCGCTTCTT GCGTCTTAATAACAACAACTTGTCTGGCGAAATTCCATTGTCTTTGACTGCTGTGTCACTGCAAGTTCT ggatGTCGCAAACAATCAACTCAATGGAGATATTCCTGTTAATGGTTCCTTCTCGTTTTTTACTCCTATTAG TTTTGCCAATAATAATTTACGGCAGCCTCCACCATCTCCGCCTCCTCCTATCTCTACTCCACCACCTTCACCTCCAGTGTCAAGGAGTCGAATGACTGCAGCAGTAGCAGGGGGAGTTGCTGCAGGTGCAGCAGTTCTATTTGCATTTCCAGCCATTGCGTTTGTTTGGTGGATAAGAAGTAGATCACAGGATCGCTTTTTTGATGTACCTG CTGAAGAAAACCCTGAGGTTCATTTTGGACAACTCAGAAGGTTTTCATTGCGTGAACTGCTTGTTGCTACAGATAACTTTAGCCACAAAAATGTATTGGGGAGAGGTGGTTTTGGTAAAGTGTATAAAGGACGTTTAGCGGATGGCTCTCTAGTGGCTGTGAAAAGGCTAAAGGAAGAACGTACCCAAGGTGGAGAGCTTCAGTTCCAAACCGAGGTCGAGATGATTAGTATGGCTGTTCACAGGAACTTGCTTCGTCTTCGTGGCTTTTGCATGACTCCAACTGAAAGATTGCTCGTTTATCCCTACATGGCTAATGGAAGTGTTGCTTCTTGTTTAAGAG AACGACTTGAAGGTAATCCAGCACTTGATTGGCCAAAAAGGAAGCATATCGCTCTGGGAGCAGCAAGGGGGCTGGCATACTTACATGATCAGTGCGAGCAAAAAATCATTCACCGTGACGTGAAAGCTGCCAACATATTGTTAGATGAAGAGTTCGAAGCTGTGGTTGGAGATTTTGGGCTAGCAAAGCTCATGAACTATAATGACTCTCATGTGACAACTGCTGTACGTGGTACGATTGGGCATATAGCACCTGAGTACCTTTCGACGGGAAAATCCTCTGAGAAAACTGATGTTTTTGGATACGGTGTCATGCTTCTTGAACTCATCACTGGACAAAAAGCTTTCGATCTTGCTCGCCTTGctaatgatgatgatatcatgTTACTCGACTGG gTGAAAGAGGTTTTGAAAGAGAAGAGGTTTGAAAGTCTTGTGGACGCAGAGTTAGAAGGAAAATACGAGGAGAAAGAAGTGGAGCAGCTGATCCAAATGGCTCTGCTCTGCACTCAGATTTCTTCTTTGGAACGTCCTAAAATGTCGGAAGTGGTGAGAATGCTTGAAGGAGAAGGTTTAGCTGAGAAATGGGAAGAATGGCAAAATGAAGAGATTTTGACAAATGATTCTAACTATCTTCAAGTTGGCACTGAATGGTTCATCCCAATTTCCAATTCCCTCATCGAAAACGATTATCCCTCGGGTCCCCGATAA